Proteins encoded in a region of the Salminus brasiliensis chromosome 2, fSalBra1.hap2, whole genome shotgun sequence genome:
- the dnajc8 gene encoding dnaJ homolog subfamily C member 8: MAAAGAPQAQSSGSADDEAFQTFYTEVKQIEKRDSVLTSKQQIDRLLRPGSSYFNLNPFEVLQIDPEATDEELKKRFRQLSILVHPDKNQDDPDRAQQAFEAVDKAYKLLLDAEQKKRAVDVIHAGKEYVEHMMSQKKKQLKKDGKSTDIEEDDPEMFRQAVYKQTMKLFAELEIKRKEREAKEMHERKRQREEEIETQERAKREREWQKNFEETRDGRVDSWRNFQAKGKSKKEKKNRTFLKPPKVKMEQRE; the protein is encoded by the exons ATGGCGGCTGCAGGAGCTCCTCAGGCTCAGAGCAGTGGCTCTGCGGACGATGAAGCTTTCCAGACGTTTTACACAGAG GTGAAGCAGATAGAAAAGAGAGACTCTGTATTGACGTCCAAACAGCAGATAGATAGGTTGCTCCGGCCTGGCTCGTCATATTTCAATCTTAACCCGTTTGAG GTTCTTCAAATTGATCCGGAAGCAACAGATGAAGAATTAAAGAAAAGGTTTCGACAG TTGTCTATCTTGGTCCATCCAGACAAGAACCAGGATGATCCAGACAGAGCACAGCAAGCTTTCGAAG CGGTTGATAAGGCATATAAGCTTCTTTTGGATGCTGAACAGAAGAAGAGGGCTGTTGACGTGATCCACGCAGGAAAAGAATACGTGGAACATATG ATGAGTCAGAAAAAGAAGCAGCTGAAGAAAGATGGAAAGTCCACAGATATAGAGGAGGATGACCCGGAAATG TTCAGGCAAGCTGTATACAAACAGACCATGAAGCTTTTTGCTGAGCTGGAAATTAAGAGGAAGGAGCGAGAAGCCAAGGAGATGCACGAGAG aaaaagacaaagagaagaggagattgAAACGCAAGAGCGAGccaaacgagagagagagtggcagaAAAACTTTGAG GAAACGAGGGATGGCCGTGTGGACAGCTGGAGAAACTTCCAGGCCAAAGGCAAGagcaagaaggagaaaaagaacaGAACGTTCCTCAAGCCTCCAAAGGTCAAaatggagcagagagagtga